The nucleotide sequence GGGAAGTTCATAGATGTTATCCAGCTCGTGTGTTGTGAGGGGAATTTGAGGAGGAAACTGAATAACAGATCTTGTATCGTGTTTCTGCACCAATGTCTTTCCTTTTAAAGGGTCCTGGTTGAGATATATCGATTTGAAGGCCTCGTTAAATTTTTCTTTGTCTTTTTTTACCTCGTCATAGGAAGGGATTTCTATATAATCCTTCAGGAATACTATATCCTTTCTGACAATTGCAGTTCCCCTTATTCCAGCGAGATCAATGCCCTGTTTTAGTCTTCTTGTAATTTCCACAATCTGTTTTTCCCCCATCCCGTAAACCAGTATATCCGCTCTTGAATCTAAAAGGATGGATTTCCTTACACCATTATCCCACCAGTCGTAATGGGCGAACCTCCGGAGGCTTGCTTCAATACCGCCTATCACGATGCATACATCATTAAATGCCTCCCTTACCCGATTTGCATATACAATAATTGCCCTGTCAGGACGAAGTCCTGGCTTCCCGTCTGGTGAATAATCATCCCGTCTTCTCGGCTTTTTATGAGCAGTGTAGTTTGCTACCATGGAATCTAAATTTCCAGCTGTTATTCCAAAAAACAGGTGCGGTTTCCCCAATTGAATAAAATCATTGATACTTGTCCAATCAGGCTGAGAGATAATCCCCACCCTGTAATGGGCATTTTCCAGTACCCTTCCTATTATAGCGGTTCCGTATGAGGGATGGTCCACATATGCATCTCCTGTAACGAGGATAACATCTAAATAATCCCATCCCCTTCTTTCTAAATCCTTTTTTGTAAAGGGTAAAAAATCCATTATAGTAATTTCATTTTATCAGAATATTGTGAGAAAGGGGTAAAACAAAAGTAAATGGTTTTTTTTACTCAGAGAATATCTGGGCTGAGAATATATATATATTTGTCCCTTTTTCCTTCCATGTATTTGGAGATAATCCTGCTTTAAGACAGGTCTGCCTTAAAAATTCTTCCCTGTTCCACATATAAGAAGTGGCAACCTGAGGTAAAAGAAGACCAGAGTAATTTCCCCTGCTGATATATAAACCATGTTTTCCCACTTCAATTTCGTTTACGTTAGTGACTAATTTTAATGGGCTGAGTACGGATATCTCGATATGGATATTTTTTAATTCTTCACCGGATACGGGAGGAAAACGCATGTCCCTCGTTGAAGCGGCTATAGTCATATCTGAAACTGCTTTATACAGTGGTGCGATAGGCGCTATATAACCAACACAGCCTCTCAACTCCCCGTTTTTTGTGAGTGTGACGAAGGCACCCCTTTTTCCCAATAGTTTTTTATCTTTTATCTCAAACTGGAGAATATCTCCTTTTGAAATATATTCCTCCAACGTCTTACGGGCAATCGTGAGTAATATGTTTTGTTCTTTTTTATTGAGTCCATGGTCATTCTCGGGATAGGAAAAGGCAATAGCTCCATATCCGACCACCCTGTTTTTATCCATTGTGACATCTCCGGAATTTGCGTAGTTCAGAATTTTCACTTCAGCACCAAGTTTCTTTGCGATCATCATGAGTACAATTACCCCCTGGGAACCGCATAGTTCACACTGTCCTTTATTTAAATCAACAGCCAGTTTTTCTATGTTCAATTCTTCGATATCTTTTAGTGCAAGGTTATCCATTTGGTAGGCCTTATTATACGAATGGAAGTGAGACATATCTGAAGAGGCTACGATAAGAACGCCTTTTGGGTTTTGCTTTAATATAGTAAAAAGTGCTTCAGAAAGTGTTTTATAATCATTTTCATCTAAATTTCCTATAACCAGCGGGACGATTTTAAAGCTTTTGAGGGTTTTTTGCAGAAATGGTAGCTGGACTTCAAGGGAATGTTCGCGTTCGAAGGCAGGGGAGAAAGGTTTGATGGATTTGCATTTTTCAGTAAGTATGCGCCCAATATCCTGATCGATTTGCACATTCCCAAAAGGGGTTTCCCATAAGCCTGAAGGATAGATTGAAATTCCCATAAAGGGTATCTGGTGGCTTGAGCCAAGAAGTATTACTGTTTTATATTCTTTTCCCCTTAGCTGGCAATATACAGATGATGCAACCCTTCCTGAATACTCATAACCTGCATGAGGGACAATTATGCCGATAATATGGCCGGGCAATTTTTCACCTTTGCTTTCTGCCTCTTTTAAATAGCCATCTATTGTCTTATTCAGGATATTTTTGTCCGCAGGATAAAAAGAACCTGCAAAAACTGGTTTACGGATTTTCAACTGTGTCTCCTGAGCCTGGCTCAGGCCTGATAAAACAAGCATGAGAATGAGACATAGAACGATGCGTACTGGTTTATAAACTGAACATTGAACACTGAACACCGGACACTGCTTTAAATCGCCCATATACCCCCTATCTTTTCCCCACAGAATTTGCATTTCCCGTTTTTCAGGTTGTTCTCTAACATGTTGTATCCAGCCCTTCTAATCAAGGTCTTTTTGCATTTAGGGCAATAGGTGTTTTCTCCAGGATGACCAGGGACATTTCCAATATATGGATAATGTAACCCTGTTTTTAAGGCGATTTCCCTTGCCTTCTCAAGAATACTTACCGATGTGGGTGGGATACTGGTCATTTTATACATCGGAAAAAAACGGGAAAAATGGACTGGCACATCAGCACCAACATCTTTCTTTATCCATTCGCACATATTTGTAATCATCTTTGTATCATCGTTGTGCCCTGGAATAATGAGGTTTGTGATTTCAACCCATACCCCTGACCTTTTGAGTGTTTTTATGGTTTCTATTACTGGTTCAAGCTCTGCCTCGCATAGTTTATTATAAAAGGCTGAGCTGAATCCCTTAAGGTCAATGTTTGCTGCATCCAGATATTTTGAGAGTTCTTTTAATGGTTCTTGATTGATATACCCGTTTGAATGACAGACATTTAAGATTCCCTTGCTGCGGGCAATCTTTGCTGTTTCAAACATATATTCGTAAAAGTTTGTTGGTTCTGTATAGGTGTAGGCAATGCTTTTACATTCGTTTGTTCTTGCCATTGATACGATTTTTTCCGGTGGGCTGAAGCTGTTCATTGTTTCCAGTGGAGAAACCTGAGAAATCTGCCAGTTCTGGCAGAACTTACATCTCAGATTACAGCCGGCACTGGCGATAGAGAAGCTTAAGCTTTTTGGAAGGACATTAAAGAAAGGTTTTTTTTCTATAGGATCGATATGAACAGCACAGGGTGAAGCAAACCCGAGGGAATAGAGTTTTCCCTTTATGTTCTTTCTTGCTCGACAAAAGCCTGATTCACCATCTGACAGTGTGCATCCCCTTGGGCATAACAGGCACCATACGGTGTTCTTCTTTTCATCAAGCTTTTGATAGTAAAGGGCTTCTTTCAGCGATGGGCTGTTCTTTGAAGTGAGTTCTTTTGCTTCAAGTTTTAAGGCTAAAGGGGTCAAACAAACTATCTTTATGAAATCTCTTCTGCTTATCATAAAAACCTGAAAGAATTATACTACTTTTTGGGAAAAGTCAATAATAGCAAAAGGCTACTGATTTTAAGGATTGCAAGCATAATACACCCCGCTAATATGCCCAATATCGGGAGGAGTATAAGCCCGCCGATGACACCTCCAATCCATCCGCCAAAGAGGTCAACACTGTATAACAGGCCAACGGTCTTTCCTATGGAATCTCCGTTATTGGGATTTAAGACCCCTGACTGCCTCAGATAAATCCTGTTTGCAATGGGGAATTCTATTCCTGTTAATAAGCCAGAAATGAATAGAAGAAACAGAAAAAGGATGTGTATAGAGATAGTTTTG is from Pseudomonadota bacterium and encodes:
- the amrB gene encoding AmmeMemoRadiSam system protein B, with protein sequence MGDLKQCPVFSVQCSVYKPVRIVLCLILMLVLSGLSQAQETQLKIRKPVFAGSFYPADKNILNKTIDGYLKEAESKGEKLPGHIIGIIVPHAGYEYSGRVASSVYCQLRGKEYKTVILLGSSHQIPFMGISIYPSGLWETPFGNVQIDQDIGRILTEKCKSIKPFSPAFEREHSLEVQLPFLQKTLKSFKIVPLVIGNLDENDYKTLSEALFTILKQNPKGVLIVASSDMSHFHSYNKAYQMDNLALKDIEELNIEKLAVDLNKGQCELCGSQGVIVLMMIAKKLGAEVKILNYANSGDVTMDKNRVVGYGAIAFSYPENDHGLNKKEQNILLTIARKTLEEYISKGDILQFEIKDKKLLGKRGAFVTLTKNGELRGCVGYIAPIAPLYKAVSDMTIAASTRDMRFPPVSGEELKNIHIEISVLSPLKLVTNVNEIEVGKHGLYISRGNYSGLLLPQVATSYMWNREEFLRQTCLKAGLSPNTWKEKGTNIYIFSAQIFSE
- the amrS gene encoding AmmeMemoRadiSam system radical SAM enzyme: MISRRDFIKIVCLTPLALKLEAKELTSKNSPSLKEALYYQKLDEKKNTVWCLLCPRGCTLSDGESGFCRARKNIKGKLYSLGFASPCAVHIDPIEKKPFFNVLPKSLSFSIASAGCNLRCKFCQNWQISQVSPLETMNSFSPPEKIVSMARTNECKSIAYTYTEPTNFYEYMFETAKIARSKGILNVCHSNGYINQEPLKELSKYLDAANIDLKGFSSAFYNKLCEAELEPVIETIKTLKRSGVWVEITNLIIPGHNDDTKMITNMCEWIKKDVGADVPVHFSRFFPMYKMTSIPPTSVSILEKAREIALKTGLHYPYIGNVPGHPGENTYCPKCKKTLIRRAGYNMLENNLKNGKCKFCGEKIGGIWAI